A single window of Acetohalobium arabaticum DSM 5501 DNA harbors:
- the grdA gene encoding glycine/sarcosine/betaine reductase complex selenoprotein A yields MLEGKKVAIIGDRDGIPAPAIQECIETTGAEVVFGSTECFVUTAAGAMDLENQKRIQELAEEHGEENLVVILGGAEAEASGLAAETVTNGDPTFAGPLAGVQLGLKVYHVVEPEIKEEIDEDVYEDQISMMEMVLEVDDIVEEVKKYREEYCKFLDN; encoded by the coding sequence ATGTTAGAAGGAAAGAAAGTTGCTATTATTGGCGATCGTGACGGAATTCCAGCTCCTGCAATTCAAGAATGCATAGAAACAACTGGAGCCGAAGTAGTTTTTGGTTCTACAGAGTGTTTCGTGTGAACAGCTGCAGGAGCTATGGACCTGGAAAATCAAAAGAGGATCCAAGAGTTAGCTGAGGAACATGGAGAAGAAAACTTAGTAGTAATCTTAGGCGGTGCAGAAGCAGAAGCTTCTGGTTTAGCGGCCGAGACTGTTACTAATGGAGATCCTACTTTTGCCGGTCCATTAGCAGGAGTCCAGTTAGGACTCAAAGTTTATCACGTAGTAGAACCAGAGATTAAAGAAGAAATTGATGAGGATGTTTATGAAGACCAGATAAGTATGATGGAAATGGTTTTAGAAGTTGATGATATTGTTGAAGAAGTTAAGAAGTATAGAGAAGAATACTGTAAATTTTTAGATAATTAA
- the trxB gene encoding thioredoxin-disulfide reductase, translating into MSKIYDVLIVGGGPAGLAAGLYASRSKLDTLLLETNSQVGGQVSTYHEMENYPGALDTSAPELMENFREHAEEFGTEIKQAEVEEIKPDGFIKTVSTKDGTEYKAKSVIVATGAEPRRLGVPGEDEFKGKGVSYCATCDADFFVDLEVVVVGNGNSAIEEALYLTKFASKVTVVVIHDEGTMDADKIYQERAYANDKIEFVWNSTLEEAKGDGLVDTAVLKNIKTGEKTDFSCDGIFIFIGRVPRTDFLEGTVELTDNGYLKTDDKLETNVPGVYAAGDVREKFLRQVVTAAADGATTATAAGGYIEEEEYWQKNVVEAEEDVLVAFWSPTNDESMEMTNKLENMDLEAQGAKLVKIDTYKNTRISNRYDVTEVPTLLKLQDGEVTDKIAQPTESEIEELV; encoded by the coding sequence ATGAGTAAGATTTATGATGTATTAATAGTTGGAGGAGGGCCAGCAGGATTAGCAGCAGGTCTTTATGCATCTCGTTCTAAACTTGATACTTTATTATTAGAAACAAATAGTCAAGTAGGAGGACAGGTGTCTACTTATCATGAAATGGAGAACTATCCTGGAGCACTTGATACTAGTGCACCAGAGTTAATGGAGAATTTTAGAGAACATGCTGAAGAATTTGGTACTGAAATCAAACAGGCAGAAGTTGAAGAAATTAAGCCAGATGGTTTTATAAAGACTGTTAGTACTAAAGATGGTACAGAATATAAGGCTAAAAGTGTAATAGTAGCTACAGGAGCAGAACCTAGAAGGTTAGGTGTTCCTGGTGAAGATGAATTTAAAGGTAAAGGAGTTTCATACTGTGCTACATGTGATGCTGATTTCTTTGTTGATTTAGAAGTTGTAGTTGTTGGGAATGGGAATTCAGCTATCGAAGAAGCACTATATTTAACTAAGTTTGCTAGTAAAGTAACAGTAGTTGTTATTCATGATGAAGGAACTATGGATGCAGATAAGATTTATCAAGAAAGAGCTTACGCTAATGATAAGATTGAATTTGTTTGGAATTCTACTTTAGAAGAAGCTAAGGGAGATGGATTAGTAGATACAGCTGTACTTAAAAATATTAAGACAGGAGAAAAAACAGATTTCTCTTGTGATGGTATCTTCATCTTTATTGGTCGAGTACCAAGAACTGATTTCTTAGAAGGAACTGTTGAACTAACAGATAATGGTTACTTAAAGACTGATGATAAATTAGAAACAAATGTACCTGGAGTTTATGCTGCAGGTGATGTTAGAGAAAAATTCCTACGCCAAGTAGTAACAGCTGCTGCTGATGGTGCTACAACTGCAACTGCTGCTGGAGGATATATTGAAGAAGAAGAATACTGGCAGAAGAATGTAGTAGAAGCAGAAGAAGATGTATTAGTAGCTTTCTGGAGTCCTACTAATGATGAAAGTATGGAAATGACAAACAAATTAGAAAATATGGATTTAGAGGCTCAGGGTGCTAAATTAGTTAAGATAGATACTTATAAAAATACTCGTATTTCTAATCGCTATGATGTAACTGAAGTTCCAACTTTACTTAAGCTTCAAGATGGTGAAGTTACAGATAAAATTGCTCAACCTACAGAAAGTGAAATAGAGGAGCTTGTATAG